DNA from Pirellulales bacterium:
GCGAGCTCGAAGTGCCGGTGCTCTGCCTGGCGCAGCTCAATCGGCAGGCCGAGGTATCGCGCGACAATCGACCGCGCTTGAGCCATCTCCGCGAGTCGGGGGCCATCGAGCAAGATGCCGACGTGGTGATGTTCGTCCACCGCGAGGAGTACTATCACACGCAGGAAGAAGCCCGGGCCAATAACCTCGAAGGCCGCGCCGAGGTGATCGTGGCCAAACAGCGCAATGGCCCGATCGGCGAGATCCAGCTCACCTGGCTCAAGCAATTTACACGTTTCGAAAACAGCGCCGATCGCCGCGAAGAGACCTTCGTCGAGACGTACTGAGATCGCTGCCATGTCGCACTCTTCGCCGGACGAAGCCGTGCTGGCAGCCGCCGTCGCGGCCATCCAGTCGGGCAGCGTGGTCGATCTCGAACGGCTCTTAGCGGCGCAACCGGCACTCGCGACGGCCCGACTAGAAGCATGCACGGGAGAGAACGATCGTAGCGCTTCAAAGACCTTGCTGCACGTGGCGACCGATTGGTCGGGACACTTTCCGCACGCCTCGGAAACGGTGCGAACGCTCGTGCGAGCGGGCGCGGATGTGAACGCACGTTTCGTCGGGCATCATCGCGAGACACCGTTGCACTGGGCCGCGAGCTGCGACGATGTCGACTTGCTCGACACGCTGATTGAGTTGGGGGCCGACTTGGAAGCAGACGGCGGCGTGATCGCCAATGGCACGCCCCTGGCAAATGCCGTGGCCTTCGGACAGTGGCGCGCCGCGAACCGGCTCATCGAGCACGGTGCCACAGCAACCCTCTGGCAGGCGGCTGGTCTTGGCCTGGTGGATCGAGTGGCGAGCTTTTTTACGGACGATTCGCTCCCCCACCCGGAAGCGGTGACGAACGCCTTTTGGTGCGCCTGCCACGGGGGCCAGCA
Protein-coding regions in this window:
- a CDS encoding ankyrin repeat domain-containing protein; its protein translation is MSHSSPDEAVLAAAVAAIQSGSVVDLERLLAAQPALATARLEACTGENDRSASKTLLHVATDWSGHFPHASETVRTLVRAGADVNARFVGHHRETPLHWAASCDDVDLLDTLIELGADLEADGGVIANGTPLANAVAFGQWRAANRLIEHGATATLWQAAGLGLVDRVASFFTDDSLPHPEAVTNAFWCACHGGQQEAAKYLLEHDADLNWIGHDQLTPLDAAQRSKKPELAAWLVAQGAISVRDGK